A genomic region of Corallococcus exiguus contains the following coding sequences:
- a CDS encoding nSTAND1 domain-containing NTPase, producing MNGLVNPFLGPQPYRAADRERFFGRETVTQRLVNRILAHPCLTLFGPSGAGKSSVMQAGVIPLLEEAHEFRTVRIDGWLAGEAPLARLVRTMHAELELGPPPEQAGTVEALDSALELASQRSDRPVLIYLDQLEQLFLPGRDVEATGALLKGLDALARKPVRGLQLVLAMREDYLGRFRDRVRGRRELLEQGFRLGPLTVGEMVRVSCRLAAEKGLPAQPWSEQEVRALMRQVRMAGQGEQDDDAEVQAAFAQIVCRALWDERARGQAVEPVAAEPMVHRYLEATLDALGSDKKRAARRLLEQHLIASDGSRTLLTEQEARAELPPEHADEVLTHLEAAAVLHAEQHQGSRYFELGHDWLARKVFDLKQQRIERESAQRQRRREAAERRRLIILASVAVGVAALMALLLIWAWTERTHAERAKTAADGAKQEAVKQARDARGLALMAGARDLQGRGYAAMATKLLLEVPEPEQARWWTQLAHDVLKEPLPEVTFQGTAPLNVAAFSPDGLRVAAASREGPAWVWRVDGTGTPVALTGHEGIVDSIEFSPDGQWVATASRDATVRVWRADGTGTPEALWKYEDTVHSARFSPDGQWLVTASADMSVQVRRADGTGEPVMLGEHQASVLSARFSPEGRRVVTASWDRTARVWRADGKGPPIVLKGHTKPVFSAEFSPDGQWVVTASEDKTARVWRADGKGSPVVLNGHEGSVNSATFSPDGQWVVTASEDKTARVWKADGTGSPTVLNGHTDPITSAEFSPDGQWVVTTSFDGTARVWRADGRGPPRVLQGHQGWVADARFSRDGQRIITASSDGALRVWKAGEPELPVVFQGPGEAADAVRSARFSPDGQRVVTAGADGAARVWRTEGTGAPVVLDGRAGPVLSAAFSPDGHQLVTVFENGSARVWRTDGMGPPVMLKNPLRPIGSAEFSPDGQSVLITSGGEPQVWRADGSGTPRVLKSDDARSARFSRDGQWVVSAFVRVPKVQRTDGTGTPVLLQGHERRVLSAEFSQDSQWVVTASEDQTARVWKADGTGTPVVLKGHGGDVYSASFSPDGLWVVTASADKTARVWRADGTGTPVVLKGHLNVVNSASFSPDGLWVVTTSVDQTARVWRADGTGVPLVIQGCESEVASAEFSPAGQQQVLTVCADGQAQLWPLDVSELQRRLRAVNKDCLPPDVRRSYLDESEEQARSGYAECERAQGRDPLVTPPPTLRLLP from the coding sequence ATGAACGGCCTGGTGAATCCCTTCCTCGGGCCGCAGCCCTACCGCGCGGCGGACCGCGAGCGCTTCTTCGGCCGCGAGACCGTGACGCAGCGGCTGGTGAATCGCATCCTCGCGCACCCGTGCCTCACGCTCTTTGGCCCCTCGGGCGCGGGGAAGTCGTCGGTGATGCAGGCCGGCGTGATTCCGCTGTTGGAGGAGGCGCACGAGTTCCGCACGGTGCGCATCGACGGGTGGCTCGCAGGGGAGGCTCCGCTGGCGCGGCTCGTGCGCACGATGCACGCGGAGCTGGAGCTGGGGCCACCACCGGAGCAGGCGGGGACGGTGGAGGCGCTGGACTCGGCGCTGGAGCTCGCGTCGCAACGCTCGGACCGGCCGGTGCTCATCTACCTGGACCAGTTGGAGCAGCTCTTCCTTCCGGGGCGCGACGTGGAGGCGACCGGCGCGCTGCTGAAGGGGCTGGACGCGCTGGCACGCAAGCCGGTGCGCGGGCTGCAGCTCGTGCTGGCGATGCGCGAGGACTACCTGGGGCGCTTCCGTGACCGCGTGCGGGGCCGGCGCGAATTGCTGGAGCAGGGCTTCCGGCTGGGGCCGCTCACCGTGGGCGAGATGGTGCGGGTGTCGTGCCGGCTGGCCGCCGAGAAGGGCCTGCCCGCGCAGCCATGGTCCGAGCAGGAGGTGCGCGCGCTGATGCGGCAGGTGCGCATGGCGGGACAGGGCGAGCAGGACGATGACGCCGAGGTGCAGGCCGCGTTCGCGCAGATCGTCTGCCGGGCGCTGTGGGACGAACGGGCGCGGGGCCAGGCCGTGGAGCCTGTCGCCGCGGAGCCGATGGTGCACCGCTACCTGGAGGCGACGCTGGATGCGCTCGGCTCCGACAAGAAACGGGCGGCGCGCCGGTTGCTGGAGCAGCACCTCATCGCGAGCGACGGCAGCCGAACCCTGCTGACGGAACAGGAGGCCCGCGCCGAGCTGCCACCCGAGCATGCGGACGAGGTGCTGACGCACCTGGAAGCGGCGGCGGTGCTGCACGCGGAGCAGCACCAGGGCAGCCGGTACTTCGAACTGGGACACGACTGGCTCGCGCGCAAGGTCTTCGACCTCAAGCAGCAGCGCATCGAGCGTGAGTCCGCGCAGCGACAGCGCCGGCGTGAAGCGGCCGAGCGGCGCAGGCTCATCATCCTGGCCTCGGTGGCGGTGGGCGTGGCGGCGCTGATGGCCCTGCTGCTCATCTGGGCCTGGACGGAGCGAACCCATGCGGAGCGGGCGAAGACGGCCGCGGATGGCGCGAAGCAGGAGGCCGTCAAGCAGGCGCGAGACGCGCGGGGATTGGCGTTGATGGCGGGGGCTCGCGACCTGCAGGGCCGCGGCTACGCCGCGATGGCCACGAAGCTGCTGCTCGAAGTGCCTGAGCCCGAGCAGGCGCGGTGGTGGACACAGTTGGCGCATGACGTCCTGAAGGAACCCCTCCCGGAGGTGACGTTCCAGGGAACGGCTCCGCTGAACGTCGCGGCGTTCAGCCCGGACGGCCTGCGGGTGGCGGCGGCCTCCCGGGAAGGGCCGGCGTGGGTATGGCGCGTGGACGGGACGGGCACCCCCGTGGCGTTGACGGGCCATGAGGGCATCGTCGACTCCATCGAGTTCAGCCCGGACGGGCAATGGGTCGCCACCGCCAGCCGGGACGCCACCGTCCGGGTGTGGCGGGCGGATGGGACGGGCACGCCCGAGGCGCTCTGGAAGTACGAGGACACCGTCCACTCCGCGAGGTTCAGTCCGGATGGCCAGTGGCTGGTGACGGCTTCGGCGGACATGAGCGTGCAGGTGCGGCGGGCGGATGGAACCGGCGAGCCCGTGATGCTGGGCGAACACCAGGCCTCGGTCCTGTCGGCGCGCTTCAGCCCGGAGGGGCGGCGCGTGGTGACCGCCTCCTGGGACAGGACGGCGCGGGTATGGCGGGCGGATGGGAAGGGCCCGCCCATCGTGCTCAAGGGGCACACGAAGCCCGTCTTCTCCGCCGAGTTCAGCCCGGATGGACAGTGGGTGGTGACGGCTTCCGAGGACAAGACGGCGCGCGTGTGGCGAGCGGATGGGAAGGGCTCGCCCGTCGTGCTCAACGGGCATGAGGGGAGCGTGAACTCCGCCACGTTCAGCCCCGATGGCCAGTGGGTGGTGACGGCTTCCGAGGACAAGACGGCGCGGGTGTGGAAGGCGGATGGGACGGGCTCTCCCACCGTCCTTAATGGCCATACAGACCCCATCACCTCCGCGGAGTTCAGCCCTGATGGCCAGTGGGTGGTGACCACGTCGTTCGACGGGACCGCAAGGGTGTGGAGGGCGGATGGAAGAGGCCCCCCCCGGGTGCTCCAGGGGCACCAGGGCTGGGTCGCGGACGCGCGATTCAGTCGGGACGGTCAGCGGATCATCACCGCGTCCAGTGATGGAGCCCTCCGGGTCTGGAAGGCGGGCGAGCCGGAGCTTCCCGTGGTGTTCCAGGGTCCCGGAGAGGCGGCCGACGCGGTCCGGTCCGCGCGGTTCAGCCCGGATGGGCAGCGGGTCGTCACGGCGGGCGCCGACGGAGCGGCACGCGTCTGGCGCACGGAGGGGACGGGCGCCCCCGTGGTGCTCGATGGGCGCGCGGGCCCCGTCTTGTCGGCCGCGTTCAGCCCGGATGGACACCAGTTGGTGACTGTCTTCGAGAACGGGAGTGCGCGGGTGTGGCGGACGGATGGGATGGGCCCTCCGGTGATGCTGAAGAATCCGCTCAGGCCCATCGGGTCCGCGGAGTTCAGTCCGGATGGCCAGTCGGTGTTGATCACGTCCGGGGGCGAGCCCCAGGTGTGGAGGGCGGACGGGAGCGGGACACCGCGGGTGCTGAAGTCCGACGATGCACGCTCCGCCCGGTTCAGCCGCGACGGTCAGTGGGTCGTGTCCGCGTTTGTCCGGGTCCCGAAGGTGCAGAGGACGGATGGAACCGGCACGCCCGTGCTGCTCCAGGGCCATGAGCGCCGCGTCCTCTCCGCCGAGTTCAGCCAGGACAGCCAGTGGGTGGTGACGGCGTCCGAGGACCAGACCGCGCGGGTGTGGAAGGCGGACGGGACGGGCACACCCGTCGTGCTCAAGGGGCATGGAGGTGACGTCTATTCCGCGAGCTTCAGCCCGGATGGCTTGTGGGTGGTGACAGCGTCCGCTGACAAGACCGCGCGGGTGTGGAGGGCGGACGGAACGGGCACGCCCGTCGTGCTCAAGGGACACCTGAACGTCGTCAATTCCGCGAGCTTCAGCCCGGATGGCCTGTGGGTGGTGACGACCTCGGTTGATCAGACCGCGCGGGTGTGGAGGGCGGACGGAACGGGCGTGCCCCTGGTGATCCAGGGCTGTGAGTCGGAGGTCGCATCCGCCGAGTTCAGTCCGGCCGGGCAACAGCAGGTCCTGACGGTGTGCGCCGATGGACAGGCACAGCTCTGGCCCCTGGATGTCTCGGAGCTCCAGCGGCGGCTTCGGGCCGTCAACAAGGACTGCCTTCCTCCGGACGTCCGTCGCAGCTACCTGGATGAAAGCGAGGAGCAGGCGCGCAGCGGCTATGCGGAATGTGAGCGGGCCCAGGGACGGGATCCGCTCGTGACGCCGCCCCCGACGCTACGGCTGCTGCCCTGA
- a CDS encoding LLM class flavin-dependent oxidoreductase, which produces MIPFSVLDLSPVISGGDAGLALHNSLDLARHAEALGYKRFWLAEHHNMTGIASAATSVVIGYVAGGTKTIRVGAGGVMLPNHAPLIIAEQFGTLETLYPGRIDLGLGRAPGTDQRTSAALRRGLGGADSFPQDVVELQNYFKDPVPGQAVRAVPGAGLHVPLWLLGSSTFSAQLAAALGLPFAFASHFAPAQMMSALHLYRTQFRPSDVLQKPYAMIGVNVFAADTDKEGQRLFTSLLQAFINLRRGRPGPLLPPVDSMDGQLNEMELAEIEHMLACTVVGSPDSVRDGLQSLIEQTGADELMVTAQIFDHAARLRSYEIVSQVRDQLTAADTRPAPSPQAVR; this is translated from the coding sequence ATGATCCCCTTCTCCGTCCTCGACCTGTCCCCCGTCATCTCCGGGGGCGACGCCGGCCTCGCCCTCCACAACAGCCTGGACCTGGCCCGCCACGCGGAAGCCCTGGGTTACAAGCGCTTCTGGCTGGCCGAGCACCACAACATGACGGGCATCGCCAGCGCGGCCACGTCGGTGGTCATCGGGTACGTGGCGGGGGGCACGAAGACGATTCGCGTGGGCGCGGGCGGCGTCATGTTGCCCAACCACGCGCCGCTCATCATCGCGGAGCAGTTCGGCACGCTGGAGACGCTCTATCCCGGCCGCATCGACCTGGGCCTGGGCCGCGCGCCGGGGACGGATCAGCGCACCTCCGCCGCCCTGCGCCGGGGCCTGGGGGGGGCGGACAGCTTCCCGCAGGACGTGGTGGAGCTGCAGAACTACTTCAAGGACCCGGTGCCGGGACAGGCCGTGCGCGCGGTGCCGGGCGCGGGCCTGCACGTGCCTCTGTGGCTGTTGGGCTCCAGCACCTTCAGCGCGCAGCTGGCCGCGGCCCTGGGGTTGCCCTTCGCGTTCGCGTCGCACTTCGCGCCCGCGCAGATGATGAGCGCGCTGCACCTGTACCGCACGCAGTTCCGCCCGTCGGACGTGCTCCAGAAGCCGTACGCGATGATTGGCGTGAACGTCTTCGCCGCGGACACGGACAAGGAGGGGCAGCGCCTCTTCACGTCGCTGCTCCAGGCCTTCATCAACCTGCGCCGGGGCCGGCCGGGCCCGCTCTTGCCGCCGGTGGACAGCATGGACGGTCAGCTCAACGAGATGGAGCTGGCGGAGATCGAACACATGCTGGCGTGCACCGTGGTGGGCTCGCCGGACAGCGTGCGCGACGGCCTCCAGTCCCTCATCGAGCAGACCGGGGCCGACGAGCTGATGGTGACCGCGCAGATCTTCGACCACGCGGCGCGCCTGCGCTCCTACGAGATCGTCTCGCAGGTGCGCGACCAGCTCACGGCCGCTGACACGCGGCCCGCACCGTCCCCGCAAGCCGTGCGATGA
- a CDS encoding DUF6232 family protein, whose product MGEPMAVVTVLRPVVPLREVERRPVAPVLDSGEPSLFQAGQVRVTAERLVVGGQSWALRDVLQVETARRTPKVWPYLLAVGLAGALGLPLLSWLSVSVTALRGAYEAGLVLTALGLFASMAALLVVEDTHYLVLGLPGGSRRVFGSHDAQLIARLAGTVRAACQRP is encoded by the coding sequence ATGGGTGAACCGATGGCCGTCGTCACCGTGCTGCGTCCCGTTGTCCCCTTGCGTGAAGTGGAGCGCCGCCCGGTGGCTCCGGTGTTGGACTCGGGGGAGCCCTCCCTCTTCCAGGCCGGCCAGGTCCGCGTCACCGCCGAGCGGCTCGTCGTGGGCGGCCAGAGCTGGGCGCTGCGCGACGTGCTCCAGGTGGAGACCGCGCGCCGCACCCCGAAGGTGTGGCCCTACCTGCTCGCGGTGGGCCTGGCCGGGGCGCTGGGGCTGCCGCTCCTGTCCTGGCTGTCCGTCAGCGTGACGGCGCTGAGGGGCGCGTACGAGGCGGGGCTCGTCCTCACCGCCCTGGGCCTCTTCGCGTCCATGGCCGCGCTGCTCGTGGTGGAGGACACCCACTACCTGGTGCTGGGGCTGCCGGGCGGCTCGCGCCGCGTCTTCGGCAGCCACGACGCCCAGCTCATCGCACGGCTTGCGGGGACGGTGCGGGCCGCGTGTCAGCGGCCGTGA
- a CDS encoding DNA-binding response regulator — translation MSLRTTRALLLGADESLASLLADVLGDLGIALFLDAGDAARPDLVLAHVERGEAILPVMTRARDCAATAPVVVLLPFADERLVSRALCQGARACFALGSPLDELRALLRSHFPLLETTHG, via the coding sequence GTGTCCCTGCGCACAACCCGGGCCTTGCTGCTCGGTGCGGATGAGTCCCTGGCCTCGCTGCTGGCGGACGTGCTGGGCGACCTGGGCATCGCCCTGTTCCTGGACGCGGGGGACGCGGCCCGGCCGGACCTGGTGCTGGCGCACGTGGAGCGCGGGGAGGCCATCCTCCCGGTGATGACGCGCGCTCGGGACTGCGCCGCCACCGCGCCCGTCGTCGTCCTCCTGCCCTTCGCGGACGAGCGCCTGGTGTCCCGCGCCCTGTGTCAGGGGGCCCGGGCATGTTTCGCGCTGGGCAGCCCACTCGATGAGCTTCGCGCCCTCCTGCGCTCGCACTTTCCTCTGTTGGAGACCACCCATGGGTGA
- a CDS encoding sensor histidine kinase, whose protein sequence is MPTPRPAGTEVSWKLLLVAFAAVVGSFFVTTLIVQRSSAVISDLSKEIIYNSAPSIEHLALVRRSVLEAELVLARFINEPTHRGALDRELETALSETRAGIGEYLDLTALPGEQAVRQDVQESWSRFEAAVTQARADAVARREGAEGALFEQDVEPPARHLLENITRSIEWNAVRGRELAERIREARREAVWLSASLHAVCGILAGVVAWLLHRELQGRRALADAYTKSVEARAEELEQFAGRVAHDIRNPLSSARMAAELGLRKTPEESSRAPFKRIIRSLSRADAITGALLDFARSGARPDPGARAEPRAIITDLLGGFAAETEQAGIELRHEPVPPVLVACSTGVYLSLLGNLIRNAIKYMGDATTRRVTLRVEDTGAFIRTRVSDTGPGITPELLPSLFEPYFRVKGSSAIAEGLGLGLATVKKLVEGHGGRVGVTSTRGKGSTFWFELPRAGSSSWDVSPPPHDAPGTSPLN, encoded by the coding sequence ATGCCCACGCCACGCCCCGCCGGGACCGAAGTGTCGTGGAAGCTGCTCCTCGTCGCCTTCGCCGCCGTCGTGGGCAGCTTCTTCGTGACCACCCTGATCGTCCAGCGATCGTCCGCGGTCATCAGCGATCTCTCCAAGGAGATCATCTACAACTCGGCGCCGAGCATCGAGCACCTCGCGCTCGTCCGCAGGTCCGTGCTGGAGGCCGAGCTGGTCCTTGCCCGGTTCATCAACGAGCCTACGCACCGGGGGGCGCTGGACCGGGAGCTGGAGACGGCCTTGTCGGAGACGAGGGCGGGAATTGGCGAGTACCTGGACCTCACGGCGCTCCCGGGCGAGCAGGCAGTGAGGCAGGACGTGCAGGAGTCGTGGTCGCGCTTCGAAGCCGCGGTCACGCAGGCCCGCGCGGACGCGGTAGCCAGGCGGGAGGGGGCGGAGGGGGCGCTGTTCGAACAGGACGTCGAACCCCCGGCCCGGCACCTCCTCGAGAACATCACGCGCTCCATCGAATGGAACGCGGTCAGGGGACGGGAGCTGGCGGAGCGCATCCGTGAAGCGCGCCGCGAAGCCGTGTGGCTGAGCGCGAGCCTCCACGCGGTGTGCGGCATCCTGGCCGGGGTGGTGGCGTGGTTGCTCCATCGCGAGCTGCAAGGACGCCGCGCGCTCGCGGACGCGTACACGAAGTCCGTCGAAGCGCGAGCGGAGGAGCTGGAGCAGTTCGCGGGCCGCGTCGCGCACGACATCCGCAACCCGCTGTCCTCGGCCCGGATGGCCGCCGAGCTCGGCTTGCGCAAGACCCCGGAGGAGTCCTCTCGCGCGCCCTTCAAGCGCATCATCCGGAGCCTCTCACGGGCGGATGCCATCACCGGCGCGCTCCTGGACTTCGCCCGCTCCGGAGCCCGGCCGGATCCCGGTGCCCGGGCCGAACCCCGGGCGATCATCACCGACCTGCTGGGCGGCTTCGCGGCGGAGACGGAGCAGGCCGGCATCGAGCTGCGTCACGAGCCCGTTCCGCCGGTCCTGGTGGCTTGCAGCACCGGCGTCTACCTGAGCCTGCTCGGCAACCTGATCCGCAACGCCATCAAGTACATGGGCGATGCGACGACCCGGCGGGTCACCCTCCGCGTGGAGGACACGGGGGCCTTCATTCGCACCCGTGTCAGCGACACGGGGCCGGGCATCACGCCGGAGCTCCTGCCCTCCCTGTTCGAGCCGTACTTCCGCGTCAAGGGGAGCAGCGCCATCGCCGAAGGGCTCGGGCTGGGGCTCGCGACCGTCAAGAAGCTGGTGGAAGGGCACGGGGGCCGGGTGGGTGTCACGTCCACGCGCGGAAAGGGGAGCACGTTCTGGTTCGAGCTGCCGCGGGCGGGCTCTTCCTCCTGGGACGTCTCCCCGCCGCCGCACGACGCTCCAGGCACGAGCCCCCTGAACTAG
- a CDS encoding sigma-54-dependent transcriptional regulator: MPSDLPSDARILVVDDHVEMGRMLQEPLADAGWTVDLATGGQEALTLIRSRVYDAVLTDLRMEKVDGLDVLDAARAVDPELPVLLMTAFGGVESAVEAMRRGAYHYFTKPFRLDEVRLYLGRALQDRRLRAEHRALKQASQERSGLGALVGKSAPMRGLYELIDRVAHAAAPVLLRGESGSGKELVARALHVEGPRASNPFVAVNCTALPGPLLESELFGHVKGAFTGATSVRRGLFVEAHGGTLFLDEIGDMPTELQARLLRILEDGEVRAVGSDASRTVDVRVVAATHQDLEARVREGRFRADLFYRLNVVTLRVPSLKERREDIPQLVEHFTARSRARNPRSRVTSLSPEVVAALGAMPWPGNVRELENLVERLAVLVPRETVTLEDLRPHAPVPSAEEATPFAQAREGVWTLRKLEGEYIHWMVQHCGGNKTRAAELLGIDVSTIHRRERER, translated from the coding sequence ATGCCGAGCGACTTGCCGTCTGACGCGCGCATCCTCGTGGTGGACGACCACGTGGAGATGGGGCGCATGCTCCAGGAGCCGCTGGCCGACGCGGGCTGGACGGTGGACCTGGCCACGGGAGGGCAGGAGGCGCTGACGCTCATCCGCTCGCGCGTGTACGACGCGGTGCTGACCGACCTGCGCATGGAGAAGGTGGACGGCCTGGACGTGCTGGACGCCGCCCGCGCGGTGGACCCGGAGCTGCCCGTGCTGCTGATGACGGCCTTCGGAGGCGTGGAGAGCGCGGTGGAGGCGATGCGCCGGGGCGCGTACCACTACTTCACCAAGCCCTTCCGCCTGGACGAGGTGCGGCTGTACCTGGGCCGCGCGCTGCAGGACCGCCGCCTGCGCGCGGAGCACCGGGCGCTGAAGCAGGCGTCCCAGGAGCGCTCCGGCCTGGGCGCGCTGGTGGGCAAGAGCGCACCCATGCGCGGGCTGTACGAGCTCATCGACCGGGTGGCGCACGCGGCGGCCCCGGTGCTGCTCCGGGGCGAGAGCGGCAGCGGCAAGGAGCTGGTGGCCCGCGCGCTCCATGTCGAGGGACCGCGCGCGTCCAACCCCTTCGTGGCCGTCAACTGCACCGCGCTGCCGGGGCCGCTGCTGGAGAGCGAGCTGTTCGGCCACGTGAAGGGCGCCTTCACCGGGGCCACGTCCGTGCGGCGAGGCCTGTTCGTGGAGGCGCACGGCGGCACGTTGTTCCTGGACGAGATTGGCGACATGCCCACGGAGCTCCAGGCGCGGCTGTTGCGCATCCTGGAGGACGGCGAGGTGCGCGCGGTGGGCTCGGACGCCAGCCGCACGGTGGATGTTCGCGTGGTGGCCGCCACGCACCAGGACCTGGAGGCGCGCGTGCGGGAAGGGCGCTTCCGCGCGGACCTCTTCTACCGGCTCAACGTCGTCACGCTGCGGGTGCCATCACTGAAGGAACGCCGGGAGGACATCCCCCAGCTGGTGGAGCACTTCACCGCCCGCTCCCGCGCGCGCAACCCGCGCTCGCGCGTGACGTCGCTGTCACCAGAGGTGGTGGCCGCGCTGGGCGCCATGCCCTGGCCGGGCAACGTGCGCGAGCTGGAGAACCTGGTGGAGCGGCTGGCGGTGCTCGTCCCCCGGGAGACGGTGACGCTGGAGGACCTGCGGCCCCACGCGCCGGTGCCCTCGGCGGAGGAGGCCACGCCCTTCGCCCAGGCTCGGGAGGGCGTGTGGACCCTGCGCAAGCTGGAGGGGGAGTACATCCACTGGATGGTCCAGCACTGCGGCGGGAACAAGACCCGGGCCGCGGAGCTGCTGGGCATCGACGTGTCCACCATCCATCGCCGCGAGAGGGAGCGGTGA
- a CDS encoding sensor histidine kinase has translation MRSTLLPILLLCAALASVGVGVWTLVKRSRTTLVEQFAGDRQKQLDEAVGGVTDSLEEVGKNLRFAGELMSQPGTLAEHRRELRALLEAVGQYKAIAAYDGDGAERLLLLDRKPDAQVSREGLVAEMADTARRALQRPPGDLTTSPSLDAANGGWLRILATALPATDGKPEGAVAVLVDTESFFAPLRIVTSDLEARMLLVGTHGQPTPASDPALTEWFGRASQKDSGVPGFAFLVSRLKAGARGMLPLSEQEAERLGLGRSEVVAVYTPIRMRGGSHWAVATLVSTAALRSHEQSLVVRLLGAGALVAFFLVAFAVYVVLARRRAVALMESRRHAAQLAALHDRTRKILDHLPTGVLALTEDGRISAVNQALRSRVPGNVTGAPLASAFPSAPAPVVERLSALVASARQEDRPLSLLGEPLALFGEEGTYNLHAVPLTAEDPKEETRALLVVEDLSDVRALETQLLRAEKLATVGVLAAGIAHEIGTPLGVVRGRAEYVQSKLGPAHPQGPGLGVIVEQIDRVSRTLRQLLDFSRLQPAMVRPVALGPLARSVHELLQVEAERRRVSLSVDVPESVPALAADADQLQQVMLNLTLNACDACSEGGKVEVSASALVGPEEGTWGLVALTVRDDGCGIPKERLNQVFDPFFTTKKRGQGTGLGLTMVAHVVRNHGGRVELESTPGQGTRVTVLWPVARAVPEERNAERLAV, from the coding sequence ATGCGGTCCACGCTCCTGCCCATCCTCCTCTTGTGCGCCGCGCTGGCGAGCGTGGGGGTGGGGGTCTGGACCCTCGTGAAGCGCAGCCGGACGACCCTGGTGGAGCAGTTCGCGGGGGACCGGCAGAAGCAGTTGGACGAGGCCGTGGGCGGCGTCACGGACTCGCTGGAGGAGGTGGGCAAGAACCTGCGCTTCGCCGGTGAGCTGATGTCCCAGCCGGGGACCCTGGCGGAGCACCGCCGGGAGCTGCGCGCGCTGCTGGAGGCGGTGGGCCAGTACAAGGCCATCGCGGCGTACGACGGCGACGGCGCGGAGCGGCTGCTGCTGTTGGACCGCAAGCCGGACGCGCAGGTGTCGCGCGAGGGGCTGGTGGCGGAGATGGCCGACACGGCGCGCCGCGCGTTGCAGCGTCCGCCGGGCGACCTCACCACGTCGCCCAGCCTGGACGCGGCCAACGGCGGTTGGTTGCGCATCCTGGCCACGGCGCTGCCCGCGACGGACGGCAAGCCCGAGGGCGCGGTGGCGGTGCTGGTGGACACGGAGTCGTTCTTCGCGCCGCTGCGCATCGTCACGTCGGACCTGGAGGCGCGGATGCTGCTCGTGGGCACGCACGGTCAGCCCACGCCTGCGAGCGACCCGGCCCTGACGGAGTGGTTCGGCCGCGCGAGCCAGAAGGACTCGGGCGTGCCGGGCTTCGCGTTCCTGGTGTCCCGGCTGAAGGCCGGCGCGCGCGGCATGCTGCCCCTGTCCGAACAGGAGGCGGAGCGGCTGGGGTTGGGGCGCTCGGAGGTGGTGGCCGTCTACACGCCCATCCGCATGCGCGGCGGCAGCCACTGGGCGGTGGCGACGCTGGTGTCCACCGCGGCGCTGCGTTCGCACGAGCAGTCGCTGGTGGTGCGGCTGTTGGGCGCGGGCGCGCTGGTGGCGTTCTTCCTGGTGGCCTTCGCGGTGTACGTGGTGCTGGCGCGGCGGCGCGCGGTGGCGCTGATGGAGAGCCGCCGTCACGCGGCCCAGCTCGCCGCGCTCCATGACCGGACGCGGAAGATATTGGACCATCTGCCCACGGGCGTCCTCGCGCTGACGGAGGACGGGCGGATCAGCGCCGTCAACCAGGCCCTGCGCTCGCGCGTGCCCGGCAACGTGACAGGAGCGCCGCTGGCGTCCGCGTTCCCCAGCGCACCGGCACCGGTGGTGGAGCGGCTGTCCGCGCTGGTGGCGTCCGCGCGTCAGGAGGACCGGCCGCTCAGCCTGCTGGGCGAACCGCTGGCACTCTTCGGCGAGGAGGGCACGTACAACCTGCACGCGGTGCCGCTGACCGCGGAGGACCCGAAGGAGGAGACGCGCGCGCTCCTGGTGGTGGAGGACCTGAGCGACGTGCGCGCGCTGGAGACGCAGCTGTTGCGCGCGGAGAAGCTGGCCACGGTGGGTGTGCTGGCCGCGGGCATCGCGCATGAAATCGGCACGCCGCTGGGCGTGGTGCGCGGCCGGGCGGAGTACGTGCAGAGCAAGCTGGGCCCAGCGCATCCGCAAGGGCCGGGGCTGGGCGTCATCGTCGAACAGATCGACCGGGTGAGCCGCACGCTGCGCCAGCTGCTGGACTTCTCCCGCCTGCAGCCCGCGATGGTGCGGCCGGTGGCGCTGGGGCCGCTCGCCCGGAGCGTGCACGAACTGTTGCAGGTGGAGGCGGAGCGGCGGCGGGTGAGCTTGAGCGTGGACGTGCCGGAGTCGGTGCCGGCGCTGGCGGCGGACGCGGATCAGCTCCAGCAGGTGATGCTCAACCTCACGCTCAACGCCTGCGATGCGTGCAGCGAGGGCGGCAAGGTGGAGGTCTCGGCTTCCGCGCTGGTGGGCCCGGAGGAAGGCACGTGGGGCCTGGTCGCGCTCACGGTGCGCGATGACGGGTGCGGGATTCCGAAGGAGCGCCTCAACCAGGTGTTTGATCCGTTCTTCACGACGAAGAAGCGCGGGCAGGGCACGGGGCTGGGGCTGACGATGGTGGCCCACGTCGTGCGCAACCACGGCGGACGGGTGGAGCTGGAGAGCACACCGGGGCAGGGCACCCGCGTCACCGTGCTGTGGCCGGTGGCCCGCGCTGTCCCAGAGGAACGAAATGCCGAGCGACTTGCCGTCTGA